A genomic stretch from Oncorhynchus tshawytscha isolate Ot180627B linkage group LG07, Otsh_v2.0, whole genome shotgun sequence includes:
- the LOC112255013 gene encoding neuronal acetylcholine receptor subunit alpha-4-like: MPTLSEKRTVCSHPRVRAQAEDRLLRTLFSHYNKLARPVANVSDVVHVHFGLSIAQLIDVDEKNQMMITNVWVKHEWNDYKLCWNPKEYENVTSMHIPSHLIWRPDIVLYNNADGDFSVTHLTKAHLFHDGRIKWVPPAIYKSSCSIDVTFFPFDQQNCTMKFGSWTYDRTKIDLISMAGNVDQMDYWESGEWVLVDAVGNYNIKKYECCHEVYSDITYSFIIRRLPLFYTINLIVPCLLISCLTVLVFYLPSDCGEKITLCISVLLSLTVFLLLITEIIPSTSLVISLIGEYLLFTMIFVTLSISITIFVLNVHHRSPRTDTMPRWVRRVFLDVVPGFLFIRQPAAVKDNKKRLAEAMQKRSMLWGELEAELEVQEILARSPSLFLGRPMEGSLPPKLPQQQQQPLDKSSQYSILPEEPTTSSQPGCSSLFLHPLFPPRDKHHAARPKMRSLSLQYGLGEREQPQTSIRCRSRSIQYCCLHEEVSSMGNGMQRPLSQHPSLMEERKQSCSAVCKYHSGLAKEAKAMTKDERLLVLSPSMKMAMEGVQYIADHLRSEDIDFSVKQEWKYVAMVLDRIFLWLFILVCLLGTLGLFVPPWLAGMIDLSV, from the exons ATGCCCACACTTTCAGAGAAGCGTACAG tgtgTAGCCACCCCAGGGTGCGGGCTCAGGCAGAGGACAGGCTACTGAGGACTCTGTTCAGCCATTACAACAAACTGGCACGCCCTGTGGCCAATGTCTCTGATGTGGTGCATGTGCACTTTGGGTTGTCCATTGCCCAGCTCATTGATGTG GATGAGAAAAATCAAATGATGATCACCAATGTCTGGGTGAAACAT GAGTGGAATGACTACAAGCTCTGCTGGAATCCAAAGGAATACGAGAATGTCACCTCCATGCACATCCCATCCCATCTAATCTGGAGACCAGATATAGTTCTTTACAACAA TGCAGATGGTGATTTCTCCGTGACCCACCTGACCAAGGCCCACCTGTTCCACGACGGGCGCATCAAGTGGGTTCCCCCGGCCATCTACAAGTCCTCCTGCAGCATCGACGTCACCTTCTTCCCTTTCGACCAGCAGAACTGCACCATGAAGTTTGGCTCGTGGACCTACGACCGCACCAAGATCGACCTAATCAGCATGGCGGGCAATGTGGACCAGATGGACTACTGGGAAAGTGGCGAGTGGGTGCTGGTGGACGCCGTGGGCAACTACAACATCAAGAAGTACGAGTGCTGCCACGAGGTCTACTCTGACATCACCTATTCCTTCATCATCCGGAGACTACCTCTGTTCTACACCATTAATCTGATCGTGCCCTGCCTGCTGATCTCCTGCCTGACTGTCCTGGTGTTCTATCTGCCCTCTGACTGTGGAGAGAAGATCaccctgtgtatctctgtgttgctgtctctcACCGTCTTCCTCTTGCTTATTACCGAGATCATCCCGTCCACCTCGCTGGTTATCTCGCTCATCGGGGAGTACCTCCTCTTCACCATGATCTTCGTCACCCTTTCCATCAGCATCACCATCTTCGTGCTCAACGTACACCACCGCTCGCCTCGCACGGACACCATGCCCCGCTGGGTGCGCCGCGTCTTCCTGGACGTTGTCCCCGGCTTCCTGTTCATCCGGCAGCCTGCCGCAGTCAAGGACAACAAGAAGAGGCTGGCGGAGGCCATGCAGAAGAGGTCTATGCTATGGGGTGAGCTGGAGGCTGAGCTGGAGGTCCAGGAGATCCTGGcccgctccccttctctcttcttggGCCGACCCATGGAGGGTTCCCTGCCCCCCAAGCTTccccagcaacagcagcagccccTGGACAAGTCCAGCCAGTACTCCATCCTCCCGGAGGAGCCGACCACCTCGTCCCAGCCAGGCTGctcttctctgttcctccaccctctcttcccACCCAGGGACAAGCACCACGCGGCCAGGCCCAAGATGCGTTCCCTCAGCTTACAGTACGGCTTGGGTGAGAGGGAGCAGCCCCAGACCAGCATCCGCTGTCGCTCGCGCAGCATCCAGTACTGCTGCCTGCATGAGGAGGTCTCCTCCATGGGTAACGGCATGCAGCGGCCTCTCTCTCAACACCCGTccctgatggaggagaggaagcagAGCTGCTCAGCTGTCTGCAAGTATCACTCAGGCCTGGCCAAGGAAGCCAAAGCAATGACCAAGGACGAGCGGCTCCTCGTCTTATCCCCGTCCATGAAGATGGCCATGGAAGGTGTGCAGTACATCGCAGACCACCTCCGTTCAGAGGATATCGACTTCTCT GTGAAGCAGGAGTGGAAGTACGTGGCTATGGTCCTAGACCGGATCTTTCTGTGGTTGTTCATCTTGGTGTGTCTCCTGGGGACCCTCGGACTCTTCGTCCCTCCCTGGCTGGCTGGAATGATAGACCTATCTGTCTGA